One region of Cobetia sp. cqz5-12 genomic DNA includes:
- a CDS encoding type I secretion system permease/ATPase, producing the protein MSAPRTTAPSATATSQPDPLLESVRQLLRLQGHGIDLERLRHGMPLTKGQLAPQDLEQALSRQGIAARLSQAPLDEIPASLMPCVVLLEDGSSRVLLAHEASHQRPETSSIESRTKSSAESSDTPADGDREAAPSGPGYQLLDPLSGGEYWQPQAELNAAYAGIALFAHGEISLERAEGYSQTRQGHWLTSRLKSHWRVFAEVALSSSLAALLAVATALFAMQVYDRVVPTGAVDTLWALGIGVILAIALEALLRALRAQLIENSGKKIDLELNDHIFRHAVQMRLASKPRSTGAMTSQIRDFDAIREFFTASTLGACGDLPFALLFLGLITLLGGPVVWVPVAAIVLMLIPVLLAQPWLSRLSREGMRESAVKNGVLLETLDNLENLKACRAEGHASRQWQRLTSEQTHRGVTFRHAVAWLTSWGTGMQQLAYVGVIIAGVYLIMAGELSVGALIACSILSSRAIGPTLQISALLSRWQHVKVAKEGLDALMETDIERPGDRRFARLAQARGHYHAENLHWRYDEEAPEALALDRLSIAPGEHIALLGGNGAGKSTLLRLLAGYFTPTSGELTLDHLALSQIDPADRQRAIGYLPQDISLFSGTLRDNLCIDGRDVSDMRLLEVLEMTGLGDFVRRHPLGLDMLLHDRHSLSGGQRQSLGLARLILQDPAVVLLDEPTASLDQATEQHVIKTLGPWLAGRTLVLATHRKSLLGWVERALVLRHGKRVMDGPLDQIMARQSAGKTPATSASRQRQEAS; encoded by the coding sequence ATGAGCGCCCCACGAACCACCGCCCCCTCGGCCACGGCGACATCGCAACCCGACCCTTTGCTGGAGAGCGTTCGCCAGTTGCTGCGTCTGCAGGGCCACGGCATCGACCTCGAACGCCTGCGCCATGGCATGCCACTGACCAAGGGGCAGCTCGCGCCACAGGATCTGGAGCAGGCCCTGTCACGCCAGGGCATTGCCGCACGTCTGAGTCAGGCTCCCCTCGACGAGATTCCTGCCAGCCTGATGCCCTGCGTCGTGCTGCTGGAAGACGGTAGCAGCCGCGTCCTGCTGGCCCATGAGGCGTCGCATCAGAGGCCTGAAACGTCGAGCATCGAATCGCGCACCAAGTCGAGTGCCGAGTCGAGCGACACCCCGGCAGACGGTGATAGGGAAGCAGCCCCCAGCGGTCCCGGCTATCAGTTGCTCGACCCGCTGTCCGGGGGAGAATACTGGCAGCCACAGGCCGAGCTGAACGCCGCATACGCCGGCATTGCGCTGTTCGCCCATGGCGAGATCTCGCTGGAGCGCGCAGAAGGTTACAGCCAGACCCGCCAGGGTCACTGGCTGACATCACGCCTCAAGTCCCATTGGCGAGTCTTCGCCGAGGTCGCGCTGTCCTCCTCGCTTGCTGCACTGCTGGCGGTGGCCACGGCCCTGTTCGCGATGCAGGTCTATGACCGGGTGGTGCCGACCGGCGCCGTCGATACGCTGTGGGCGCTGGGCATCGGCGTGATTCTCGCCATCGCGCTGGAAGCGCTGTTGCGCGCACTGCGGGCGCAATTGATCGAGAACTCGGGCAAGAAGATCGATCTCGAGCTCAACGATCACATCTTCCGCCACGCCGTGCAGATGCGCCTGGCCTCGAAGCCGCGCTCCACCGGTGCGATGACCAGCCAGATTCGAGACTTCGATGCCATCCGCGAATTCTTCACCGCCTCGACCCTCGGGGCCTGTGGTGATCTGCCCTTCGCCCTGCTGTTCCTGGGCCTGATCACCCTGCTGGGCGGCCCGGTGGTCTGGGTACCGGTGGCCGCCATCGTGTTGATGCTGATTCCCGTGCTGCTGGCGCAACCCTGGCTGTCACGCCTGTCCCGTGAGGGCATGCGCGAATCCGCGGTCAAGAATGGCGTATTGCTCGAGACCCTCGACAACCTCGAGAACCTCAAGGCCTGTCGCGCCGAAGGCCATGCCAGTCGTCAATGGCAGCGCCTGACCTCCGAGCAGACCCACCGTGGCGTCACCTTCCGCCATGCCGTCGCCTGGCTGACCAGCTGGGGCACCGGCATGCAGCAGCTGGCCTACGTCGGCGTCATCATTGCCGGTGTCTATCTGATCATGGCCGGCGAGTTGAGCGTCGGTGCTCTGATCGCCTGCTCGATCCTGTCGTCGCGCGCCATCGGCCCGACCCTGCAGATCAGCGCGCTGCTGAGTCGCTGGCAGCACGTCAAGGTGGCCAAGGAAGGCTTGGATGCGCTGATGGAGACCGATATCGAGCGACCCGGTGATCGTCGCTTCGCGCGACTCGCCCAGGCTCGCGGTCACTATCATGCCGAGAATCTGCATTGGCGCTATGACGAGGAAGCGCCGGAGGCTCTGGCACTGGATCGTCTGAGCATCGCGCCCGGTGAACACATCGCGCTGCTGGGGGGCAATGGCGCCGGCAAGAGCACCCTGCTGCGACTGCTGGCCGGCTATTTCACGCCTACCAGCGGTGAACTGACCCTCGATCACCTCGCCCTGAGTCAGATCGACCCTGCCGACCGCCAACGCGCCATCGGCTACCTGCCACAGGACATCAGTCTGTTCAGCGGCACCCTGCGCGACAATCTGTGCATCGACGGACGGGATGTCAGCGACATGCGTCTGCTGGAGGTCCTCGAGATGACCGGCCTGGGCGACTTCGTGCGTCGTCATCCGCTGGGGCTGGACATGCTGTTGCATGATCGCCACAGCCTGTCCGGCGGCCAACGACAGAGCCTCGGTCTTGCCCGCCTGATCCTGCAGGACCCGGCCGTGGTGCTGCTGGATGAGCCCACCGCCTCGCTGGATCAGGCCACCGAGCAACACGTCATCAAGACCCTCGGCCCCTGGCTTGCCGGCCGCACCCTGGTACTCGCCACACACCGCAAGTCGCTGCTCGGCTGGGTCGAACGTGCCCTGGTGCTGCGCCACGGCAAGCGCGTCATGGACGGCCCGCTGGA
- a CDS encoding TolC family protein: MPTLFRCPSVIGQATTLRIRMKRLCIAVCVVSAGLASSLPASAQTTRDLAAVLSDVLRHDPRIDAARANVRAAGTDIEIAEDGYWPRLESSVGTEDNFTEGGYRLTLSQMLYDWGQVEAEVDQRKAERDVERDTLDQTRMEIAQEAITAYVDLGANRAMVRRVRDYIEKLESLETLANDRTFSGYGDRVELDRAAVDLASAREWLARLQGDADTARQELEILSGRSFRDVALSAPPPLPIVADLARDPATTDAAITNAPAYRSHVSQQNAARHALSLSEAERWPELRLEATSSRYESNDDMVSDSSIGLRIEAPVFQGLTPLRQPEADRARLTAAQFETASTARELRRQIQRLSASQPAVEARIKALDQQARSGERLRSSYRDQFITGSRNIEDLLTIESEIFAARRQMIELNTQLLTDQYDLATQLGALPLVSSPYRAEAAVTPPETAHISLPHSHPHASQGVSP; the protein is encoded by the coding sequence ATGCCCACCCTATTTCGTTGCCCGTCCGTCATCGGACAGGCGACAACTCTGCGCATACGAATGAAGAGGCTTTGCATCGCCGTCTGTGTCGTCTCAGCCGGTCTGGCGAGTTCGCTTCCGGCCAGTGCTCAGACGACACGTGATCTCGCCGCCGTGCTGAGCGATGTACTCAGGCATGACCCTCGCATCGACGCCGCCCGGGCCAATGTCCGAGCCGCAGGGACGGATATCGAGATTGCCGAGGATGGCTATTGGCCGCGCCTGGAAAGCAGCGTCGGCACCGAGGACAACTTCACCGAAGGCGGCTACCGTCTCACCCTGAGCCAGATGCTGTACGACTGGGGCCAGGTGGAGGCTGAGGTCGACCAACGCAAGGCCGAGCGGGATGTCGAACGTGACACCTTGGATCAGACCCGCATGGAAATCGCCCAGGAGGCGATCACCGCCTATGTCGATCTCGGGGCCAATCGCGCCATGGTGCGCCGCGTACGTGATTACATCGAGAAGCTCGAAAGCCTCGAGACACTGGCCAATGATCGTACCTTCTCGGGCTATGGTGACCGGGTCGAGCTGGACCGCGCCGCCGTCGACCTTGCCAGTGCGCGTGAATGGCTGGCACGCCTTCAGGGCGATGCCGATACCGCCCGTCAGGAGCTCGAGATACTCAGCGGCCGCTCCTTCAGGGATGTTGCGCTTAGTGCCCCGCCGCCCCTGCCGATCGTGGCGGACCTGGCCCGCGACCCTGCCACTACAGATGCCGCCATCACCAACGCGCCGGCCTATCGCAGTCATGTCAGCCAGCAGAATGCCGCGCGACACGCCTTGAGCCTGAGCGAGGCCGAGCGCTGGCCGGAATTGCGACTGGAGGCGACAAGCTCACGTTATGAGTCGAACGACGACATGGTCAGCGACTCCAGTATCGGCCTGCGCATCGAGGCCCCGGTCTTTCAGGGCCTGACACCCCTCCGTCAGCCTGAAGCGGACCGCGCACGCCTGACCGCCGCCCAGTTCGAGACCGCCTCCACTGCCCGTGAGCTGCGCCGCCAGATCCAGCGACTGTCTGCCAGTCAGCCAGCGGTCGAGGCACGCATCAAGGCGCTGGATCAGCAGGCACGCAGCGGGGAGCGCCTGCGCAGCAGCTATCGCGACCAGTTCATCACCGGTTCGCGCAATATCGAGGATCTGCTGACCATCGAGAGCGAGATCTTCGCCGCACGGCGCCAGATGATCGAACTCAATACCCAGCTGCTCACCGATCAATATGACCTCGCGACCCAGTTGGGTGCCCTGCCGCTGGTCTCCTCGCCCTATCGGGCCGAAGCCGCGGTCACCCCGCCAGAGACGGCGCACATCTCGCTGCCCCACTCTCATCCCCATGCCAGCCAGGGAGTCAGCCCATGA